A portion of the Streptomyces sp. NBC_00376 genome contains these proteins:
- a CDS encoding MFS transporter, which yields MGAALRRIQLGSALSAFGLGFTVPYLYVYVAQVRDLGAGTAGVVLAVFAMAALAVLPFTGRAIDRRGPLPVLVVASGIATLGAVALGLSSGVTASVLSAAVLGAGTAVMQPALATMLVWCSSTATRTRAFAMQFFLQNLGLGIGGLVGGQIVDTNRPETFTLLFLIEAAMFVVLGVIACTVRLSRSPANADARATDGSRATGGLRALLSHRAMVQLCVLGFVLFFACYGQFESGLAAYGTEAAGMQPSTLGIALAANTAVIVVAQFVVLRLVERRRRSRVIASVGLIWAFAWIVAGYAGLGHGSQTMATAAMISTYALFGLGESMLSPTVAPLVADLAPESMVGQYNSAFALCKQLALAVGPAVGGPMGATLHGPYIVTFVLFSLGITALALRLGRQLTPVQDQPSLETVPSRVVAVSLPDAEPGSASAPAPASASAAAAAR from the coding sequence ATGGGTGCAGCACTGCGGCGGATCCAGCTGGGGAGCGCGCTGAGCGCGTTCGGGCTGGGGTTCACCGTTCCGTATCTGTACGTCTATGTGGCACAGGTACGTGATCTTGGTGCTGGCACCGCGGGAGTCGTACTGGCGGTCTTCGCCATGGCGGCGCTGGCCGTTCTGCCGTTCACCGGGCGTGCGATCGACCGGCGCGGGCCGCTGCCCGTACTCGTCGTCGCCTCCGGCATCGCCACCCTGGGCGCCGTCGCCCTCGGTCTTTCGTCGGGCGTGACCGCGTCCGTGCTGTCCGCCGCGGTGCTCGGCGCGGGTACGGCGGTCATGCAGCCGGCGCTCGCGACCATGCTCGTGTGGTGCTCCAGCACCGCCACCCGTACGCGCGCCTTCGCCATGCAGTTCTTCCTGCAGAACCTCGGGCTCGGCATCGGCGGACTGGTCGGCGGGCAGATCGTCGACACGAACCGGCCGGAGACCTTCACCCTGCTGTTCCTCATCGAAGCCGCGATGTTCGTCGTGCTCGGCGTCATCGCCTGCACGGTGCGGCTGTCCCGTTCGCCCGCCAACGCGGACGCCAGGGCGACCGACGGGTCCAGGGCGACGGGCGGGCTGCGGGCGCTGCTCTCGCACCGGGCCATGGTGCAGCTGTGCGTGCTGGGCTTCGTGCTGTTCTTCGCCTGCTACGGACAGTTCGAGTCCGGGCTCGCGGCGTACGGCACCGAGGCCGCCGGGATGCAGCCCTCGACGCTCGGCATCGCGCTGGCCGCCAACACCGCCGTCATCGTCGTGGCGCAGTTCGTCGTGCTGCGGCTCGTCGAGCGCCGCAGGCGCAGCCGGGTCATCGCCTCGGTCGGTCTGATCTGGGCGTTCGCCTGGATCGTGGCCGGTTACGCGGGGCTGGGGCACGGCAGCCAGACCATGGCGACGGCCGCGATGATCTCCACGTACGCACTGTTCGGGCTCGGTGAGTCGATGCTGTCGCCGACCGTGGCCCCGCTGGTGGCCGATCTGGCGCCGGAGTCGATGGTCGGTCAGTACAACTCCGCGTTCGCCCTGTGCAAGCAGCTCGCGCTGGCGGTCGGTCCGGCTGTCGGCGGGCCGATGGGGGCGACGCTGCACGGGCCGTACATCGTGACGTTCGTGCTGTTCTCGCTGGGCATCACGGCGCTGGCGCTGCGGCTCGGCCGGCAGCTCACTCCCGTACAGGACCAGCCTTCGCTGGAGACGGTGCCCTCCAGGGTGGTGGCCGTGTCACTGCCGGATGCCGAGCCCGGCTCCGCTTCCGCCCCTGCTCCTGCTTCCGCCTCCGCGGCGGCCGCTGCTCGCTGA